In Aggregatibacter sp. 2125159857, one DNA window encodes the following:
- the mtgA gene encoding monofunctional biosynthetic peptidoglycan transglycosylase: MRHKKLTKVILNRLTPFNVRLRQFHFSYKSAVRFFIRFFLAIVAITFLFRFIPIPCSAYMLQQKIAHLFAGDMKYTTRYQWVSIDDIAWPMQLAVIAAEDQNFPTHYGFDFNAIEKAFKYNQKSQRTRGASTISQQTAKNLYLWHGQSWLRKGIEVPTTLLLETLWSKKRILEVYLNIAEFGEGIYGVEAASQFYFKKSAKNLSPNEAALLAAVLPNPIVYHVNAPGAYTKRRQLWIQHQMNQLGKAYLQKLM, translated from the coding sequence ATGCGTCACAAGAAGCTGACTAAGGTTATTTTGAACCGGTTAACGCCGTTTAACGTCAGATTGCGCCAATTTCACTTTTCCTACAAAAGTGCGGTGCGTTTTTTCATTCGTTTTTTTCTCGCCATCGTTGCCATCACATTTCTTTTTCGATTTATTCCCATCCCCTGCTCGGCGTATATGTTGCAACAAAAAATCGCCCATTTATTTGCCGGTGATATGAAATATACGACACGCTACCAATGGGTCAGTATTGACGATATTGCTTGGCCAATGCAATTAGCCGTGATTGCCGCCGAAGATCAAAATTTTCCGACACATTACGGGTTTGATTTCAATGCCATTGAAAAAGCCTTCAAGTATAATCAAAAAAGCCAACGCACGCGTGGCGCCTCAACGATTTCCCAACAAACGGCTAAAAATCTCTATTTATGGCATGGGCAAAGTTGGCTTCGGAAGGGAATTGAGGTGCCTACCACCCTGCTGTTAGAAACCCTCTGGTCTAAAAAACGCATTCTGGAAGTGTATTTAAACATTGCGGAATTTGGCGAAGGCATTTATGGCGTAGAAGCCGCCAGCCAATTTTATTTCAAAAAGTCAGCGAAAAATTTATCGCCAAATGAAGCCGCACTTTTAGCCGCCGTTTTGCCTAATCCGATCGTTTATCACGTTAATGCACCGGGCGCTTACACCAAACGCAGACAGTTGTGGATTCAACATCAAATGAATCAACTCGGCAAAGCCTATTTACAAAAATTAA
- the trpR gene encoding trp operon repressor: MYISRNLEQWNAFLDMLKTAFEQGKAQDVLTLLLTADERDAVGLRLQIIAQLLDKNLPQREIQQNLNTSAATITRGSNMLKTMDPEFIDWIRNQLNASQEAD, from the coding sequence ATGTACATTAGTCGCAATTTAGAACAATGGAACGCCTTTCTTGATATGCTAAAAACCGCATTCGAACAGGGCAAAGCACAAGATGTCTTAACCTTATTGCTCACCGCTGACGAACGGGATGCCGTAGGGTTACGCTTACAAATCATCGCGCAATTATTGGATAAAAACCTACCCCAGCGGGAAATTCAACAAAATCTCAATACCAGCGCAGCAACCATTACACGGGGTTCCAATATGCTAAAAACCATGGATCCCGAATTTATCGACTGGATAAGAAACCAACTGAATGCGTCACAAGAAGCTGACTAA